The Lycium ferocissimum isolate CSIRO_LF1 chromosome 1, AGI_CSIRO_Lferr_CH_V1, whole genome shotgun sequence genome includes a region encoding these proteins:
- the LOC132041385 gene encoding membrane protein PM19L-like: MARTVARSLAGPLLFLNLLMYLITLGFASWCLNKFINGQTNHPSFGGNGATMFFLIFAILASVLGIISKLLGANHLRAWRNDSLAAAGSSAIIAWAVTALAFGLACKQINIGGWRGWRLRVLEGFTIVLGITELLYVLMLHAGWFNSTYGPGYRDNEYGVGAPHGGAGVGEKGTGYTGARV; encoded by the exons atggcAAGGACAGTGGCAAGAAGCTTAGCAGGaccattgttgtttttaaaCTTACTAATGTATCTTATCACTTTGGGTTTTGCTAGTTGGTGTCTCAACAAATTTATCAATGGCCAAACCAATCATCCTA GTTTCGGAGGAAACGGAGCGACAATGTTCTTCCTAATATTCGCGATATTAGCATCGGTGTTGGGAATAATATCGAAGCTGCTAGGTGCAAATCATCTAAGGGCATGGAGAAATGACAGTCTTGCTGCAGCTGGTTCCTCTGCTATAATAGCATGGGCTGTAACTGCACTTGCATTCGG atTGGCATGCAAGCAGATAAACATAGGAGGATGGAGAGGATGGAGGctaagagttcttgaaggttttACTATAGTTCTTGGAATCACTGAACTACTTTATGTTCTCATGCTTCATGCTGGATGGTTCAACAGTACCTACGGTCCAGGCTACAGGGATAATGAGTACGGCGTCGGTGCACCACATGGCGGAGCCGGAGTAGGAGAGAAGGGTACCGGTTACACCGGAGCTAGGGTGTAG
- the LOC132041458 gene encoding uncharacterized protein LOC132041458 translates to MECNLSSGNMMGGNSGFDLQGSTRANLQHYQSHFPKDICLGKCASDEDEPEGKKGGIPQWQRVKWTDEMVRLLITAVSYIGEEEEYGGARKCSKKGKWKSVSKVMAERAHFVSPQQCEDKFNDLNKRYKRLNEILGRGTSCEVVENPALLDVLDHVSHKGKEEVRKILSSKHLHYEEMCSYHNGNRLHLPPDPELQRSLRFALKNRDDDNNKHLQDEDDEEADHEDEYEDNHSGGGFSKRIKQCQGHEAVNLASNRTLISQPHTDGNKADILQKQWMDHRSLQLQEQKLHIQAQMLELEKERFNWQRFSRKKDIELEVMRTENERIKLENESLALELKRKEMLADNA, encoded by the coding sequence ATGGAATGCAATTTATCATCAGGAAATATGATGGGAGGGAATAGTGGTTTTGATTTGCAAGGTTCGACGAGGGCTAATCTACAACATTATCAGTCTCATTTCCCTAAGGATATTTGTTTGGGTAAATGTGcaagtgatgaagatgaacctGAAGGGAAAAAGGGGGGAATACCGCAATGGCAGCGTGTGAAATGGACAGATGAGATGGTGAGGCTGTTGATTACTGCTGTCTCTTACATAGGGGAGGAAGAAGAATATGGCGGAGCAAGGAAATGTTCTAAGAAAGGCAAATGGAAGTCTGTCTCAAAAGTCATGGCTGAAAGGGCTCATTTTGTTTCACCTCAACAGTGCGAGGATAAATTCAATGACCTTAACAAGAGGTACAAGAGACTCAATGAGATTCTTGGTAGAGGTACTTCATGTGAGGTTGTTGAAAATCCTGCTCTTTTGGATGTCCTCGATCACGTTTCACACAAAGGAAAGGAGGAAGTTAGGAAGATTCTAAGTTCAAAACATCTGCATTATGAAGAGATGTGCTCCTACCATAATGGCAACCGCTTACATCTCCCACCAGACCCTGAGTTGCAGCGTTCATTGCGTTTTGCTCTTAAAAATAGAGATGATGACAATAATAAGCACCTCcaagatgaagatgatgaagaagcTGATCACGAAGATGAGTATGAAGACAATCATAGTGGAGGAGGCTTTTCAAAGAGAATAAAACAATGCCAGGGTCATGAAGCTGTTAATCTCGCTTCTAATAGGACACTCATTTCTCAACCTCACACTGATGGCAACAAAGCTGATATTCTACAGAAACAGTGGATGGATCACCGCTCGCTTCAGCTACAAGAACAGAAGCTGCATATTCAGGCACAAATGTTGGAATTGGAGAAAGAGCGTTTCAATTGGCAAAGATTTAGTAGGAAAAAGGACATCGAATTGGAAGTTATGAGAACGGAAAATGAGAGGATAAAACTTGAGAATGAAAGTCTGGCATTGGAGTTGAAGCGGAAGGAGATGCTTGCAGACAATGCTTAG
- the LOC132041538 gene encoding uncharacterized protein LOC132041538, which yields MMMKWLWRFNLEDAGLWKDVVIAKHGILDHWCTKASNLPYGVGLWKGIRRLWDTFVQQTHFEVGNGGSLLRFWKDKWVGSTSLQDDFPNLFRIAQDPNSVIAANREGNIWDLSFRRNMYDWEVNELLDLFSRLQQCHINPQAADKLKWGQHSGESTVKEGYHQMCSRNPFIDNWPWKLIWRTKLPLKVICFTWTALYEACLTQDNLMKRNTLPSRCHMAERRLKLPGIFSSTVKWPQKSAIWFFCLFGVNWTIPLSIKEAYESWNLWEVDKAIKKIWNMVPACIFWCIWLKRNRRCFQGCQHL from the coding sequence ATGATGATGAAGTGGCTTTGGAGATTCAACCTGGAGGATGCAGGGTTATGGAAAGATGTTGTGATAGCTAAACATGGAATATTGGATCATTGGTGCACAAAGGCCTCTAATCTTCCTTATGGAGTGGGTCTCTGGAAGGGTATTAGAAGATTGTGGGACACCTTTGTTCAACAGACTCATTTTGAAGTGGGCAATGGTGGCTCACTCTTAAGATTCTGGAAGGACAAATGGGTTGGAAGTACCAGTCTTCAGGATGACTTTCCAAATTTGTTCAGAATAGCTCAAGATCCCAACTCTGTAATTGCTGCTAACAGAGAAGGGAACATTTGGGACCTGTCTTTCAGAAGAAACATGTATGATTGGGAAGTGAATGAGTTGCTAGACCTTTTTTCGAGACTTCAACAATGTCACATCAATCCCCAGGCAGCGGACAAACTCAAATGGGGGCAACACAGTGGGGAATCTACAGTCAAGGAAGGGTACCATCAAATGTGCTCTAGAAACCCATTCATAGACAATTGGCCCTGGAAGCTCATTTGGAGAACAAAACTACCTCTTAAAGTCATATGTTTCACTTGGACAGCTCTATATGAGGCTTGTCTTACTCAAGACAACCTGATGAAAAGGAACACTCTTCCAAGCAGATGTCATATGGCAGAAAGGAGGTTGAAACTACCAGGCATCTTTTCCTCCACTGTAAAGTGGCCTCAGAAATCTGCAATCTGGTTTTTTTGCCTCTTTGGTGTTAATTGGACCATCCCCCTCTCAATAAAGGAAGCTTATGAGAGCTGGAATCTATGGGAAGTTGACAAAGCCATCAAGAAGATCTGGAACATGGTACCAGCTTGTATATTTTGGTGTATCTGGTTAAAAAGGAATAGGAGATGTTTTCAGGGGTGTCAACACCTTTAG